A genome region from Panicum virgatum strain AP13 chromosome 4K, P.virgatum_v5, whole genome shotgun sequence includes the following:
- the LOC120704076 gene encoding uncharacterized protein LOC120704076, translating to MDASASPSSPSKLGHRLRTTVCCCFGGGAERARWRRRGAAAGEFRYDALSYALNFDEGGAHDDDACADPAAAFRYRNFNARLPPSPPPAAAPQRAAAIAIA from the coding sequence ATGGACgcgtcggcgtcgccgtcgtcccCGTCGAAGCTGGGGCACAGGCTGCGGACCACGGTGTGCTGCTGCTTCGGCGGCGGGGCCGAGCGggcccggtggcggcggcggggcgcagccGCGGGGGAGTTCCGGTACGACGCGCTGAGCTACGCGCTCAACTTCGACGAGGGCGGCGcccacgacgacgacgcgtGCGCGGACCCCGCCGCGGCCTTCCGGTACCGGAACTTCAACGCGCGcctgccgccctcgccgccgcccgccgccgcgccgcagcgggccgccgccatcgccatcgcgTAG